A genomic segment from Halomonas sp. GD1P12 encodes:
- the dctP gene encoding TRAP transporter substrate-binding protein DctP, whose translation MKKAPLTLAIMTALASVPAFAVDQINAVHAFPPSLIYTQSFLEFVDKVNERGEGVVQINVRGGPEVIGLSEQPEAVRNGVVDMAYTAASFYAGTVPERDAMVASNTNAIYARENGGIDLLNEIHQEKMGTYYLGWFDSGVSYNLYTIDEPGLDENGDLDISGLRLRSNPVYDAFFQDYLGAQPISLPTTDVYSALERSVVNATGWTQIGLKDLNWDKFLNYRIDPAFFSTDMGVIVNLNKWNQLSPESQQILQEVAIEHERDSAEQLAERAVEQQAELEEDGMNVVTLEGEAAQRYADAAREATWARMKGQMERHPMGLEHYDELIEKFNDL comes from the coding sequence ATGAAAAAAGCCCCCTTGACGCTCGCCATAATGACCGCGCTCGCCTCCGTTCCGGCCTTCGCCGTCGATCAAATCAACGCCGTTCACGCCTTCCCGCCATCGTTGATCTACACCCAGAGCTTTCTGGAGTTCGTCGATAAAGTGAACGAGCGCGGCGAAGGGGTCGTGCAGATCAATGTACGAGGCGGCCCCGAGGTCATTGGTCTCTCCGAGCAGCCGGAGGCGGTGCGCAACGGCGTGGTGGACATGGCCTATACCGCGGCGAGTTTCTACGCCGGTACCGTGCCCGAGCGCGATGCCATGGTTGCCTCGAATACCAACGCCATTTACGCCCGCGAAAACGGCGGAATCGATCTGCTCAATGAGATCCATCAGGAGAAGATGGGCACCTACTATCTGGGCTGGTTCGACAGCGGCGTGAGCTACAACCTCTACACCATCGACGAGCCGGGCCTCGATGAAAACGGTGACCTGGATATTTCGGGGCTTCGGCTTCGCAGCAACCCCGTGTATGACGCCTTCTTCCAGGATTATCTCGGCGCGCAGCCGATCAGCCTGCCCACCACCGATGTCTATTCAGCGCTCGAGCGCAGCGTCGTGAACGCCACGGGCTGGACGCAGATCGGCCTTAAAGATCTCAACTGGGACAAATTCCTGAACTACCGGATCGACCCGGCATTTTTCTCTACCGACATGGGTGTGATCGTCAATCTGAACAAGTGGAATCAGCTAAGCCCCGAGTCTCAGCAGATTCTTCAGGAAGTGGCGATCGAGCACGAGCGTGACAGCGCCGAGCAGTTGGCCGAGCGTGCCGTCGAGCAGCAGGCCGAGCTCGAAGAGGACGGGATGAACGTCGTCACGTTGGAAGGCGAGGCGGCCCAGCGTTACGCCGATGCCGCCCGCGAAGCGACCTGGGCGCGCATGAAAGGCCAGATGGAACGTCACCCGATGGGCCTTGAGCATTACGATGAGCTGATCGAGAAGTTCAACGATCTATAA
- the leuD gene encoding 3-isopropylmalate dehydratase small subunit — translation MKPIEILTTLGISLPHANVDTDQLIPARFMKEPRSVGYGQFLLFDVRRDAHGAPSPDYPLNQPSADEAEVLVSRRNFGAGSSREAAVYALVDGGFRCVIAPSFGDIFASNAVNNGLLPAVVNEEDAERLLKALGEAAPVDVDLLEQRIRVGELEVAFTINPVWRTKLLNGWDDIDMTRQHEGDIDTFAATYAKRFPWAQPYPGGAPLIGKG, via the coding sequence ATGAAACCCATCGAGATTTTAACCACGCTGGGCATCAGCTTGCCCCACGCCAACGTGGACACCGACCAACTGATTCCCGCGCGTTTCATGAAAGAGCCGCGCAGCGTCGGCTACGGTCAGTTTCTTCTGTTCGACGTGCGCCGCGACGCCCACGGCGCGCCTTCACCAGACTATCCCCTCAACCAGCCCAGCGCCGACGAGGCCGAAGTGCTGGTGAGCCGGCGCAACTTCGGGGCGGGGTCCTCGCGGGAGGCGGCGGTCTATGCGCTGGTCGACGGCGGTTTTCGCTGCGTGATCGCGCCGAGTTTCGGCGATATCTTCGCTTCCAACGCGGTCAATAACGGCCTGCTGCCCGCGGTGGTCAACGAGGAAGACGCCGAGCGTCTGCTCAAGGCGCTTGGCGAGGCGGCGCCGGTCGACGTGGACCTACTCGAGCAGCGCATTCGCGTTGGCGAGCTCGAGGTGGCCTTTACGATCAACCCGGTCTGGCGCACCAAGCTGCTCAACGGCTGGGACGATATCGACATGACCCGTCAACATGAAGGCGATATCGACACATTCGCCGCCACCTACGCCAAGCGATTTCCCTGGGCGCAGCCCTACCCGGGGGGCGCGCCTTTAATCGGTAAAGGGTAG
- the leuC gene encoding 3-isopropylmalate dehydratase large subunit: MSTPQTLFDKVWSAHEVYRSDSGQSLLWIDRHFVHEGSFHAFNKLEERHLPVARPVLTFGIADHYAPTLSRTLDEVNDPKIRSMIEQLTDNTAKHDVTLFGLDDPRQGIVHVMGPEQGLTQPGLVMVCGDSHTATHGAFGSIAFGIGASEVAHVLATQTLWQTKPKVMRITLKGQLSPGVTAKDIALTWISRLGADGARGFAIEYAGEAIRSLSMEARLTLCNLSIEGGGRCGMIAPDQTTFDYLKGRPYSPKGELFDQACAYWSTLYSDADAVFDQDVTIDAAEIAPTVTWGVSPEEALPIDHRLPSLDGDQESARARQIRDSLDYMGLSPGQKLTDIAIDRVFIGSCTNARIEDLRAAAAVLNGRKSRVPGVVSPGSTQVKAQAEEEGLDRIFIDAGLEWRHSGCSMCVGMNGDTVPSGERCASTTNRNFKGRQGPGARTHLMSPAMVAAAALEGRLTDIRTLAPGAHTDGVRS, from the coding sequence ATGAGCACTCCCCAGACGCTATTCGACAAGGTGTGGTCCGCCCATGAGGTGTACCGCAGCGACAGTGGTCAAAGCCTTTTGTGGATCGACCGCCACTTCGTCCATGAAGGCTCCTTTCATGCCTTCAACAAGCTGGAAGAACGCCATCTGCCGGTCGCCAGGCCCGTTCTGACCTTTGGCATTGCCGATCACTACGCGCCGACGCTATCGCGCACTCTCGATGAAGTGAATGATCCCAAGATTCGGTCCATGATCGAACAGCTCACCGACAACACCGCCAAACACGATGTCACGCTTTTCGGGCTCGATGACCCACGCCAGGGCATCGTCCATGTCATGGGTCCAGAGCAGGGGCTGACCCAGCCCGGGCTTGTCATGGTTTGCGGCGATAGCCATACGGCGACCCACGGGGCGTTTGGCAGCATCGCCTTTGGCATTGGCGCCTCCGAAGTTGCGCATGTGCTGGCCACCCAAACGCTTTGGCAGACCAAACCCAAGGTAATGCGCATCACCTTGAAAGGACAGCTCTCGCCCGGGGTAACGGCCAAGGATATCGCGCTGACCTGGATTTCACGGTTGGGCGCCGACGGCGCACGCGGCTTTGCCATCGAGTATGCCGGCGAGGCGATCCGTTCACTTTCGATGGAGGCGCGTCTGACGCTTTGCAATCTGTCCATCGAGGGCGGCGGCCGGTGCGGCATGATCGCTCCGGATCAGACCACCTTCGACTATTTGAAAGGCCGGCCCTACAGTCCGAAAGGCGAGCTTTTTGACCAGGCCTGCGCGTACTGGTCCACGCTTTACAGCGATGCCGACGCCGTTTTCGATCAGGACGTTACTATCGATGCCGCGGAGATTGCGCCTACCGTCACCTGGGGCGTTTCGCCGGAAGAGGCGCTACCCATCGATCACCGCCTGCCTTCGTTGGACGGCGACCAGGAGAGCGCCAGGGCGCGCCAGATTCGCGATAGTCTCGACTACATGGGGCTTTCGCCGGGCCAGAAACTCACCGATATCGCCATCGATCGGGTGTTCATCGGCTCCTGCACCAATGCCCGCATTGAAGACCTGCGCGCCGCCGCGGCCGTGCTGAACGGGCGTAAAAGCCGCGTGCCCGGTGTCGTGTCACCCGGGTCCACCCAGGTCAAGGCCCAGGCCGAAGAGGAGGGGCTCGATCGTATCTTCATCGACGCGGGGCTCGAGTGGCGCCACTCGGGCTGTTCGATGTGTGTGGGCATGAACGGCGACACGGTTCCCAGCGGTGAGCGCTGCGCCTCGACCACCAATCGTAACTTCAAGGGGCGCCAGGGCCCGGGGGCGCGTACCCATTTAATGTCCCCTGCCATGGTCGCCGCCGCCGCCCTTGAAGGGCGGCTGACCGATATCCGCACGCTGGCGCCAGGCGCCCACACCGACGGGGTGCGCTCATGA
- a CDS encoding GntR family transcriptional regulator produces the protein MSEAHTSAVGGTKSHRIYLLLKDAILSGRLPSGGKLPGENRLAEQHGVSRVTVRRAIKALQASGLVERKAGVGTVVLKQPLEATVMTANVSNLMPNMVKMSQASQVRLLEFGYAPPPETIAKRLGMAPNTKAQRSVRVRMVDGNPFSYLITHVPEKIALHYSEADLADTPLFVLLERSGVNVDHASQSISATLASHDLAQALEVSVGSPLISLTRVVFDEKGRGVEHLEAFYRPDRYRFQIDLERNGDDSSRYWEPRVGGMPTDSTV, from the coding sequence ATGAGCGAGGCACATACCTCGGCCGTGGGAGGGACGAAGTCGCATCGCATCTATCTGCTGCTCAAGGATGCCATTCTCAGCGGCCGTCTTCCCTCGGGCGGAAAGCTTCCGGGCGAGAACAGGCTGGCCGAGCAGCACGGCGTATCGCGAGTGACCGTGCGCCGCGCCATCAAGGCGCTGCAGGCGAGCGGCCTGGTCGAGCGCAAGGCCGGGGTGGGCACGGTGGTGCTCAAGCAGCCGCTGGAGGCCACGGTGATGACGGCGAACGTCTCGAATCTGATGCCCAACATGGTGAAGATGAGCCAGGCCTCCCAGGTGCGGCTGCTGGAGTTCGGCTATGCGCCGCCGCCGGAGACGATCGCCAAGCGGCTGGGCATGGCTCCGAACACCAAGGCACAGCGCTCGGTACGCGTGCGCATGGTGGACGGCAATCCGTTCTCCTACCTGATCACCCACGTGCCCGAGAAGATCGCCCTGCACTACAGCGAGGCGGACCTGGCCGATACACCGCTGTTCGTTTTGCTCGAGCGCAGCGGCGTCAACGTGGATCACGCCTCTCAATCCATTTCTGCAACGCTTGCAAGCCACGATCTTGCCCAGGCGCTGGAGGTATCGGTCGGCTCGCCACTGATTTCGCTGACGCGCGTGGTGTTCGATGAAAAAGGGCGGGGTGTCGAACATCTGGAGGCTTTCTATCGCCCCGACCGCTACCGTTTCCAGATCGATCTCGAGCGCAATGGCGACGACAGCTCACGCTATTGGGAACCCCGGGTGGGCGGTATGCCTACCGACTCGACGGTATGA
- a CDS encoding nuclear transport factor 2 family protein: protein MESNASERRGSDKTQVRAFLAAMQARDLAKAKRFLAERVALEFPGAPTMASLEEVIAWAGSRYRHVSKTLHGVDHCVTPLESIVICHGVLDVTWLDDTTSTGVRFIDRFELKDGLIIRQQVWNDLALVRPHLAPAGHSPL, encoded by the coding sequence ATGGAGAGTAACGCAAGCGAGCGGCGTGGCAGCGATAAAACGCAGGTGCGCGCGTTTCTCGCCGCCATGCAAGCGCGAGACCTGGCGAAAGCCAAACGGTTTCTGGCCGAGCGCGTTGCGCTGGAGTTTCCCGGGGCGCCTACGATGGCAAGCCTCGAGGAGGTCATCGCCTGGGCAGGCAGTCGTTACCGACACGTGAGCAAGACCCTTCACGGCGTGGATCACTGCGTCACGCCGCTTGAGTCCATCGTCATCTGCCACGGCGTGCTCGACGTGACCTGGCTGGATGACACGACGTCCACGGGCGTGCGCTTTATCGACCGCTTCGAGCTGAAAGATGGCCTGATCATCCGTCAGCAGGTCTGGAACGATCTGGCGCTTGTGCGCCCCCACCTTGCCCCTGCCGGGCACTCCCCCCTCTGA
- a CDS encoding isocitrate lyase/PEP mutase family protein produces MTQKTTSPPSLTRLLQDPSIVVAPGVFDALGASLAEQAGFDTVYLSGASLAYTQLGRPDIGLLSITEICTAMSHIRERTNLSVVVDCDTGFGNAMNVMRSVRLLERAGANAIQLEDQTYPKRCGHLKGKTLVSRGEMVGKLHAALDARESEDTLIIGRTDALGVEGTDSAIERAQAYFEAGVDMLFIEGIRTDEDIDKIMTRFKGKVPIMANMVEGGDTPLQNAQALEALGFSLVIFPGALVRAITHMASRFFATLKQDGTTDAFRDQMLDFKELNDYLGTQKMLELGERYEER; encoded by the coding sequence ATGACACAAAAAACCACTTCCCCACCGAGTCTCACACGCCTGTTGCAGGATCCTTCCATCGTGGTCGCCCCCGGCGTATTCGATGCACTCGGCGCCTCGCTTGCCGAGCAGGCTGGCTTTGATACGGTCTATCTCTCCGGCGCCAGTCTCGCCTATACCCAGCTGGGGCGGCCTGATATCGGCCTTTTGAGCATCACCGAAATCTGCACCGCCATGTCGCATATTCGTGAGCGCACGAACCTTTCCGTGGTCGTGGATTGCGATACGGGCTTTGGTAACGCCATGAACGTAATGCGCAGCGTGCGCCTTCTGGAGCGCGCCGGCGCCAACGCCATTCAGCTCGAGGATCAGACCTATCCCAAGCGCTGCGGTCACCTGAAGGGCAAGACCCTGGTCTCCAGGGGCGAAATGGTCGGTAAATTGCATGCGGCACTGGATGCTCGGGAGAGTGAGGACACGCTGATCATCGGGCGTACCGATGCGCTGGGTGTGGAAGGTACCGACAGCGCTATCGAGCGCGCCCAGGCCTATTTTGAAGCCGGCGTGGACATGCTGTTCATCGAAGGCATCCGCACCGACGAGGATATCGACAAGATCATGACCCGGTTCAAGGGCAAGGTGCCGATCATGGCCAACATGGTCGAAGGTGGCGACACGCCGCTGCAAAACGCCCAGGCGCTGGAAGCGCTCGGCTTCTCGCTGGTGATCTTCCCCGGCGCGCTGGTGCGCGCGATTACCCATATGGCGAGCCGCTTCTTCGCCACGCTGAAACAGGACGGCACCACCGACGCCTTTCGCGATCAGATGCTCGATTTCAAAGAGCTCAACGATTACCTGGGCACTCAGAAAATGCTCGAACTGGGTGAGCGTTACGAAGAGCGCTAA